The following are encoded in a window of Bacteroidales bacterium genomic DNA:
- a CDS encoding 4Fe-4S dicluster domain-containing protein — protein MIKQIVFAIALLITLGAFTFTILRIISFFKLTKKAFPVRDFGKRFGVMMEVAFGQTKIFRRPVIGFLHALVFWGFCVILIGSIEMVIDGLFGTDKVLKFLGLFYDIIMASGDVFALLIAISILVFLFRRVFLHIKRFEGIEMKKISHLDANIALSIILFLMLSLLGMNSAYYSHTTLVGGTIEGVYPVSKFLSAIFSGLTTDSTLVQYEIFWWMHILLIFLFANMLPYSKHFHVFMSVPNVFLSRLEPLGKLPNMDNVTREVKLMMDPNTAFATPAAGAPIERFGVKDAEDASWKNYFDSLACTECGRCTSVCPANITGKKLSPRKVIMDLRARMKEKGPMLVKNGKDYTDNKSLLRDYISEEELWACTTCNACAKECPININHPTLIIDMRRYLVMEEGSAPGELKAVFSNIENNGAPWQYSSEDRLLWAADLEMNVK, from the coding sequence ATGATTAAACAGATAGTTTTTGCAATAGCACTTCTTATCACTCTTGGTGCATTTACCTTTACCATCCTTAGAATAATTAGTTTTTTTAAACTTACCAAGAAGGCATTCCCCGTTCGTGATTTTGGAAAACGATTCGGAGTGATGATGGAGGTTGCATTTGGGCAAACCAAGATTTTTCGTCGACCAGTAATTGGATTCCTTCACGCCCTTGTTTTCTGGGGATTTTGCGTTATTCTGATTGGCAGTATTGAAATGGTGATTGATGGACTCTTTGGAACAGATAAGGTTCTGAAATTTCTAGGCTTATTCTATGATATCATAATGGCTTCAGGAGACGTTTTTGCTCTTCTAATCGCAATTTCCATTTTAGTATTTTTATTCCGCAGAGTATTCCTACACATCAAACGTTTTGAAGGCATTGAGATGAAGAAAATCTCTCATCTTGACGCAAACATTGCACTTTCAATTATCCTCTTTCTGATGCTTTCACTTTTAGGGATGAACTCAGCATATTATAGTCATACAACTCTTGTTGGAGGCACAATTGAAGGAGTATATCCTGTAAGTAAATTCTTATCAGCAATCTTTTCAGGTCTAACGACAGATTCAACCTTGGTTCAGTATGAAATCTTTTGGTGGATGCATATTCTGTTGATCTTCCTATTCGCAAATATGTTGCCTTATTCAAAGCATTTCCATGTTTTCATGTCGGTTCCAAATGTTTTCTTATCAAGATTAGAACCTCTTGGAAAATTGCCAAACATGGACAATGTTACTCGTGAAGTAAAGTTGATGATGGATCCCAATACCGCATTTGCTACCCCCGCTGCTGGTGCACCTATAGAACGCTTTGGGGTTAAGGATGCAGAGGATGCTTCGTGGAAAAACTATTTTGATTCTTTAGCCTGCACCGAGTGCGGACGCTGTACCTCTGTTTGCCCAGCAAACATCACTGGTAAAAAACTTTCTCCTCGTAAAGTGATTATGGATTTAAGAGCAAGAATGAAGGAGAAAGGGCCGATGCTTGTAAAAAACGGCAAGGATTATACCGATAACAAATCATTACTTCGAGACTATATCTCCGAAGAAGAGTTATGGGCTTGTACAACTTGTAACGCTTGTGCTAAGGAATGTCCGATAAATATTAATCATCCAACACTGATTATTGATATGCGACGCTATTTAGTAATGGAAGAGGGTTCTGCACCTGGTGAATTAAAGGCTGTTTTCAGCAATATTGAAAATAATGGTGCTCCATGGCAGTATTCATCTGAAGACCGACTACTTTGGGCTGCAGATCTAGAAATGAATGTGAAATAA
- a CDS encoding electron transfer flavoprotein subunit alpha/FixB family protein, producing the protein MSVLVFTENWDGKFKKLSFELASYASKVAEMLNTNAVALSIGNVDESELKKLGNYGVKKVVSINNDTLKSLDDRAYTSVIAEIAQKEGSKVIILSNNNMGKGLAPRLSVRLKAAIGAGVSQLPLSTNPFTVYKRAFSGNAFAHLELKTDVKIITLAQNSFELIETANGASVENISVNVDASNIKVQVKDVQKQTGKILITDAEIVVSGGRGMKSPDNWGPLVELANLLGAATACSRPVSDEGWRSHEEHTGQTGKIIAPNLYFAIGISGATQHIAGVSSSKYIVAINTDKDAPIFGAAQYGIIGDASKVLPKLVEAVKEVKGK; encoded by the coding sequence ATGTCAGTTCTAGTATTTACCGAGAATTGGGATGGGAAGTTTAAGAAACTTTCATTCGAGTTAGCATCATACGCATCAAAGGTTGCTGAGATGCTCAACACTAACGCTGTTGCTTTATCTATTGGCAATGTTGATGAAAGCGAGTTAAAGAAACTTGGCAACTATGGTGTTAAAAAAGTTGTTAGTATAAATAATGACACCTTAAAAAGTTTGGATGACCGAGCATATACAAGTGTGATTGCGGAAATTGCACAGAAAGAAGGCTCAAAGGTTATTATCCTTTCTAATAATAATATGGGTAAAGGTTTAGCCCCAAGATTATCTGTAAGATTAAAGGCTGCAATTGGTGCTGGCGTTAGCCAACTTCCTTTAAGTACTAACCCATTTACAGTTTACAAAAGAGCGTTTTCGGGCAATGCATTTGCACATCTCGAACTCAAGACTGATGTTAAAATTATAACCTTAGCACAAAACTCATTCGAGTTGATCGAGACCGCTAATGGAGCATCTGTTGAGAATATCAGCGTTAATGTAGATGCATCAAATATAAAAGTGCAGGTTAAAGATGTTCAGAAACAAACTGGGAAAATCCTTATTACCGATGCGGAAATAGTAGTTTCTGGTGGTCGTGGTATGAAATCTCCTGATAACTGGGGACCTCTTGTAGAACTTGCAAATCTTTTGGGTGCTGCAACTGCATGCTCACGCCCTGTTTCCGATGAGGGTTGGAGATCTCACGAAGAGCATACCGGACAAACCGGAAAGATTATTGCTCCAAATCTATATTTTGCAATTGGTATTTCGGGTGCAACACAGCATATAGCAGGAGTTAGCTCCTCAAAATATATTGTTGCGATAAATACCGATAAGGATGCTCCAATCTTTGGTGCTGCTCAATATGGAATTATTGGTGATGCCAGTAAAGTTCTTCCTAAACTTGTTGAGGCTGTAAAAGAAGTAAAGGGGAAATAG
- a CDS encoding HAD-IIIA family hydrolase yields the protein MQNFKELLRNVKAFAFDVDGVFTDGTVILHPSGDLLRSSNTRDGYAVHVAIEKGFPIAIISGGKSESVKERFKGLGVTDIYLGINDKTEALEDFRFKYGIEPSEILYMGDDLPDYEVMKKVGIPTCPADAAPEIRGISVYVSNYSGGKGCVRDVIEQVLRLNDKWGPASTNKQ from the coding sequence ATGCAGAATTTTAAAGAGTTACTTCGAAATGTAAAAGCATTCGCTTTTGATGTTGATGGTGTTTTTACCGATGGAACTGTAATTCTTCACCCCTCTGGTGACCTTTTACGTTCATCTAATACTCGTGATGGCTACGCAGTGCATGTTGCAATAGAGAAAGGATTCCCAATAGCTATTATTTCCGGAGGAAAATCCGAATCAGTCAAAGAGCGGTTTAAAGGTTTAGGAGTAACCGATATCTACCTAGGAATAAATGATAAAACTGAAGCTCTCGAGGATTTCCGTTTCAAATATGGAATTGAGCCATCGGAAATACTTTATATGGGAGATGATTTACCTGATTATGAGGTGATGAAAAAAGTTGGTATCCCAACTTGTCCTGCCGATGCTGCCCCTGAAATACGAGGAATATCAGTATATGTTTCGAATTATTCGGGAGGTAAAGGGTGTGTTAGGGATGTTATTGAGCAAGTTTTAAGATTAAACGATAAATGGGGTCCGGCGTCTACTAATAAACAGTAA
- a CDS encoding DUF2520 domain-containing protein — MTLDKKNKVVFIGAGNLATNLAVALFNSDIHILQIYSRSETSAKQLAVQLKSAHTSKISEIDKNADIYFICVPDKIIPEIVKELIITRGIIVHTSGSTGIQVLSSIKSEGYGVFYPFQSFSKNRIITFSDIPICLNANNDKTFTTLSDVASMISSKVIRVNSETLAWLHLTGVFVNNFTNHLFAISHQISSEKGFNFELLRPLIDETVKKAFDGDPASSQTGPAVRFDQNTINLHIEKLKEYKPELAEIYKALTLSIQSQATKP, encoded by the coding sequence ATGACTTTGGATAAAAAAAATAAAGTAGTTTTTATAGGTGCTGGGAATCTTGCCACTAACCTTGCCGTCGCACTTTTTAATTCAGATATCCATATTTTGCAGATATATTCTCGTAGTGAGACCTCTGCGAAGCAGTTAGCTGTACAGTTAAAATCAGCTCACACGTCAAAAATATCTGAAATAGATAAAAATGCAGATATCTACTTTATATGTGTTCCTGATAAAATCATCCCTGAAATAGTAAAAGAACTCATTATTACGAGAGGAATAATAGTACATACAAGTGGAAGTACCGGTATTCAAGTTCTTTCAAGTATTAAGTCAGAAGGATATGGTGTTTTCTACCCTTTTCAAAGTTTTTCAAAGAACAGGATTATCACATTTTCTGATATTCCCATTTGCCTTAATGCTAATAATGATAAGACATTTACTACTCTAAGTGATGTTGCATCGATGATTAGCAGTAAAGTTATTCGTGTGAACTCAGAAACACTTGCATGGCTTCATTTAACTGGAGTTTTCGTTAATAATTTCACTAATCACCTATTTGCAATTTCACATCAAATCTCAAGCGAAAAAGGATTTAACTTCGAATTGCTTAGACCGTTGATTGATGAAACTGTAAAAAAAGCATTTGACGGAGATCCAGCCTCTTCTCAAACTGGGCCGGCAGTCCGTTTCGATCAAAATACAATAAATCTACATATTGAAAAGTTAAAGGAATATAAACCTGAATTGGCAGAAATTTATAAAGCACTAACTTTAAGCATTCAATCACAAGCAACAAAACCTTGA
- a CDS encoding electron transfer flavoprotein subunit beta/FixA family protein, which yields MKILVCISNVPDTTTKVKFVDGNTKLDTTGIQWIINPWDELSLTRALELKDDSTTGVKSVTVAHVGLIASEPTIRKALAIGADDAIRVNAEPADAYYVASQLAEVIKKEQFDIIICGIESSDFNGSTVGSMLSELLDYPSVSSVSSLKIENGQIVISREIDGGKEIVNVSTPFVAVVQKGIAKEPRIAAMRGIMMARTKPIKLYELIAAEPLTQVVSFEMPKPRAACKFVDAENPKQLIELLQNEAKVI from the coding sequence ATGAAAATTTTAGTTTGTATCAGTAATGTTCCTGACACTACAACAAAAGTTAAGTTTGTTGATGGTAACACAAAACTTGACACAACGGGAATCCAATGGATTATTAATCCTTGGGATGAGCTTTCACTAACCAGAGCCCTTGAACTTAAGGATGATTCAACTACTGGTGTGAAATCAGTTACCGTTGCTCATGTTGGGTTAATAGCCTCTGAACCAACAATTCGTAAGGCCTTAGCAATAGGTGCTGACGATGCAATTCGTGTTAATGCTGAACCTGCTGATGCTTATTATGTTGCCTCTCAACTTGCAGAAGTAATTAAAAAGGAGCAGTTTGATATTATAATTTGCGGTATTGAATCGAGTGATTTCAATGGCTCAACCGTTGGAAGTATGCTATCGGAACTTCTTGATTATCCTTCGGTTTCTTCAGTATCAAGTTTGAAAATTGAGAACGGACAAATTGTTATTAGCCGTGAGATTGATGGTGGTAAAGAGATTGTTAATGTTTCAACTCCATTCGTTGCTGTTGTTCAGAAGGGTATTGCAAAGGAACCCCGCATTGCTGCTATGAGAGGGATTATGATGGCAAGAACAAAGCCTATCAAATTATATGAGCTAATTGCTGCTGAGCCATTAACTCAGGTTGTTAGTTTTGAAATGCCAAAACCACGTGCTGCATGTAAATTTGTTGATGCAGAGAATCCAAAACAACTTATAGAACTGCTTCAGAACGAAGCTAAAGTAATTTAA